The DNA segment TAGCAAAAGAATGGGATGAAATTGAGTTGACCCTGCAAAACGATGAATTTTGGCATTTCTTAACCAAGAGAAAAGAATATCCTACAAGAATCGAATTGTTATTTGAAATTTTTTCAACCGAACCGATTAAAGACGAGTTTTCAACTTACAGGTTTTTTGCTAAACAAAAACTAATAACCAATCTTTGGGCTGAGGATAGTGAAAACATCAAAAAAATATTCCTAAGCTTAAAATATTGGTTTGATAATAGAAAACTGTTTCACCTTATCGGATATTTAATTTCAACCGATACTTATTCAGTCGACGGCATTTACAAACTTTTTAAAGGTAAAAATAAGAGCCAATTTGTGGATGATTTATTACTGAAAATCAAGTCAGATGTTAACGTTAATAAAATCGAAATATTAGACTATAGTAATAATTACGCAGAGGTTTTTAAAGTGTTGCTTTTATTTAACGTGGCTACGATATTAAATAACTCGAACAGCTATATTCGATTTGCGTTCGACAAGTTCAATAGAGAAAATTGGAGTATAGAGCATATTCATGCCAAAAAGGATAAGGGGTTGCAAAGTACTGATTCAATAATAGGATGGCTTAAAGATGTGCAAAAGCAAATCAAAGCAATTGACGTAAAAGATAAAGAACAATTGCAAAAGAAAAAAAATAAGATTATTCTTGAGACCCAAAGATTATCTAATCTTTCCAAAATAACTAAGGATGATAAGGAGTTTCGTTCTGTTCAAAATATCATTTTTGAGTTTTTTGGACAGCCCGACGTTGATACAATTGATAATTTAGCCCTCCTTTCAAATAGTGTTAATTCATCTCTTGGAAATAGTTTTTTTCCTCTCAAAAGGAAATTATTATTAGAAAAAGATAAGAATGGTGAATTCATTCCAATCTGTACAAAAAATGTCTTCCTGAAGTACTATAGCCAAAATGCTAATGATTTATTCTTTTGGAATAACACCGATAGAATTGATTACGTAAAGGAAATTAAATCAGTAATAAAAAACTTCTAAAATGGAAAATTTCAAAAACGTTGCTGAAAAATATAAAATCCAAATTCCTATTATTCAAAGGGATTATGCTCAAGGCCGAATGGACCGTAGAGCGTCAAAAATTAGAGAAGGGTTTCTAAACTCGATAGCTGAGGTCCTTGGAAAGAGTGACGAACTACATCTTGATTTTATTTATGGAAGCGTAAAACAAGATAAATTTATTCCTCTTGACGGCCAACAAAGACTTACAACCTTGTATTTACTCTATTGGTATTTTGGGAAAAAGGAGGAGAAAGAAATTGACTACCTTAAAAACTTTACGTATGAGACTCGAGCCAGTTCGAGGGAATTCTGTAGTAAACTTGTTGACAGTAGTATAAACTTTTTAGACACGAGCATTAGTCACCAAATTAAGGATAGTAGTTGGTTTTTGGCATATTGGGAAAATGACCCATCAATCAGAGCAATGTTAAACATGATTGACGATATCCATCAGAAGTTTAATGATAAATCATATTACAATAATTTAGATAAAATCACTTTCAACTTTTTTGAATTGGAAAAATTCGGCCTTGACGACGACCTTTATATTAAAATGAACGCCAGGGGAAAATCGCTAACTGAGTTTGAAAATTTTAAGGCAAAATTCGAAAAATATTTAATTCAATTTGATAACGACTTATACCTCGAATTCTCTCAGAAAATTGACAATGAGTGGACAGACTTTTTTTGGAAGTATGGCGTAAATGATAAAAGTTTCCTCATAGATAGATTCTTCATGAATTATTTCGGTTATATCACAGAGATGATTTATTACAGCAATAATAGGGACACTTTAACAGAAGAAAGCGATTTTGAACAAATAAAGTCTTTATATAGAACTAGAGAACAAATTCAATTTTTGTTTAAATCATTAGATAGGTTACCGTATGTCGTGAGTTGTTTTGGCGAGTTGTTTTGCACTCAAAAATACGAAGTAAATAAGGTTTGCCTTTTCGATGATGATTATAATCTTTTGGAAAAAATTATCATAGGGCAGCCAGTGAACATTCAACAGAAAATACTCCTGTACATTATCGTAAATCATTCTTTAGGGTCAGAATTGGATAATAATTTAAAAGACTTGCTGAGGGTTGCTCGAAATTTAACTTACCGAATAAAGCACTTAAAAAATGGATTTATTTACTACACCAATGATTTATCATTTGAAAACATTCAATCTTTATTAATTTTTTTTTTAGAGCTTATCAATAAAGAAGTGTATTACGAATTGGTTAATAATGATTTTGACAGGACAAATACTGGTATAAGCGAATCTTCAATACAATTTGAAATTGATAAGGCTGAAATAATCCAGCAAGACCCTAATATTAAAGATGAAATATTTCGACTCGAGGACTTTAAATATCTCAAGGGCGATATTCATAACTTACTATCTTCAGACATCACTGAGTTGCACTTTTATGGTAATTCAATTCGAGAAATATTTGATAACAAAGACAGTTTAATAATTAGGTCCTTACTTACAATTGATAACTATTCATTGAACATCGGTTGGACAATTTTAGGCGATAAATTTTATTTTGGAAACGTGAACAACTGGGAAGTTATACTTACTGCCCCTAACAAACAAAGCTTTTATAAAAGCTATTTCGAATCCTTTAAATTGAATAACAATTCTTTGAATGCTGTTGTTTCATCTTATTTAAAGACAAATACAAATAACGATTGGCGATATTACTTTATAAAGTATCCCGAAATGACATCATCGATTTCCGATTTATCAAAAGACAATAACATATTTTCTTGGAATGGTCAATACTCACTTGAAAAAATGGGGGGAAGCAATTTAAATGCATACCATCAAAATCCTTACATTACAACAGTCGCCAAAAAGCTAGGAGAGCAGTCATATATTGTACAATACGATTCATTTAGTTATTTAACCTGTAAAGAATTGGAAGTTTATTCCAAAGGTGAGGGCTGGTTGATTTACAAATTTGACAAAGACCTTTTCGGCGATTTAATTCCAAGTTACAAACTCGTGGAAAAAAAAGATTACTTTTTGTTGACTGAAAATGAAGATAAAGATAGAATTGAAATTTTGTGCGAGTTTTTAACTGACGTGAAAGAAAGGGCTACTTAATTTGTCGGTTCCCTACAGTCCATTAATTATCCCTAAATGGGTCGTTAATAGTTCAAAGTAACTTGAAAATTGTCTTAATTTGGTCTACAACAATAACCATTTGTGACATCGTTAGCACCTGTTTGTAAAAATAATTCTTTCAAAATTGGCTATTTTGGTAGTGTACAGCCCAATTATTCTGATTGATGCACGTGTTCTCCCTCCTTGAGGGCGGGTTTTTTAAGAAATGTAAAAGAGGCTTTGCCGAATCCCCTCTTACTAATACCTTTTTTACGCTAAAGCATGAAGTCATTCGGATGGTCTCGAAAATTCCAGGAATATTTTTTTGGGCAATTTTTTGAGAATTTCCCCATAGCAAACTATTTATAGAAAAGAAAGATATGAAAATAATATTAACGGTTGACCAGCTAAAAAGGATATTAGCAAGTGAGCCAGTAAAACTACCAATCCTTATAAAAATGGATAAGATAAGCAAAATGGAGTTTCAGGAATTATCACTACTGATAAATCAGAAAAAGAAGGACTAAACCCCAATAGCAAACTATTTTTTAAAATCTAATAATTCCGAAATAGTAATATCCAGACCCTCGCATATTTCTAACAAATAAATGTATGTAGGGTTAAATTCCCCTGTTTCTACCTTATGAATGGATTGCTGATCCTTAAATACTATAGCTCCTAATTTAGCTTGCGAAAGCCCTTTAGCCATTCTCAACTCCCTTATCTTGCTCCCTAGCTTCAATAATTCTACTGACTTATCCATTACTCCTAATATTTAGAGCCAATGTCAGATTTCAGCTCAACATTTTTAACATACTATAGTATGTTATTCGGCCTTTTTATATATGTTTGCGGTTAGTAACCATAAAATATCAACTAATGAGAAAACAATTGTTCTTTGCACCCGTATTAACCATTATGCTATTCCTAACCGCCTGTTCAGGTGGGGACGATTCACCAGCGCCAGTACAAAACACCGACACAACCCAACTGCTAGGCAAGTGGAAAATATATAAAGCCGAATATGAAAATTCAGAACCTGTACTGTATGAATCCAACGGCGCCTGCGGCCGTGAAATCCTAGAGTTTCAGAATGATGGTGAAGTAAGTGAGACCTTATATATAGATGATGATTGCCAGTTTGGCGGTTCGGGAAGCTATTCATGGTGGGTACTGGAGAATGGTGCAGTTGCCATGGGTGCGCAGAACAGCTACCATCATATTATTACGGTTAACGGCAATGAACTGATGGTAGATGCAACGCAGGAGGCTGGATACAAGAAATATTATAATAAGTTAAATTAGAGGCCATGAGCATTAAATTTAAATTACTGGCAGCCCTACTCCTTTTTATAGGGTTCACCCTTGCCGAAAAGTATTATCATTTCGATGGCAGCAAACAAAGCAGCAATTGTACAGCTGATGTAGCCTCTAATAATGCAACGGAACCCGAATCCAGTACAGAAGAAAAGAATATTGAGATAGGCCAGAAAATAAAGCGAAAAACCTACTATAATTATGAGACAGAGGACGGCAACAGCATAACGTTCTCAGCGTGGGGCAAAACCAACCATGGCGCTTGCACCTTTTCAGAAGGAAGTATACTTAAAGACAATGTTTGCAGGTTTACTTATTCATATATAATACAAAACGGGCAAATCTATGCTAAGTTTTCCGATTCTGACTGTGAAGGGCGCAGCACAAACGACAGGACATTTTATTATGATGAATCAAGGGACATTATCTCAACCGTAGTCAACGGCCAGACATTTGAATTCGCTCCCGATGGCAGCCCTCATCTAAAGCGTGGTCGGCGAAATATGGAATCCCTATCAACTACTAAATATTCAGAATCTGATTCCTATGAATCTGAATCTGGCTACACAACTGGAAGCAACGGCAGGATTTATGAAAATGCGGCATGCTCTCTCTGCGGTGGGACAGGAATTGAAAAGAATCACAGTTCAATGAGCAATGAGTATGGAAGGGTTTGCCCCCAATGTGACGGCAAAGGGCATCAGGGCTATTAATAAATTATAGACCCCTATACCTCACACCAAACCAGTAGCGGGATAAGATAATAACAGATAAAGCGGCGTAATGCCGCTTTATCCTTTTAAGAAATAATCTGTCACGCCAGCCCCTTCAGGAGATGTGCCACAACATCAACGGTAAAAGCAAGCCCCAAGGTTTTTAGCTTTTCGGTCTTTGAAACACCAGCAACGCCGTTAACATAATCCTCAGGGACTGTCATAAGCCTTGAATATTCCCTGATGCTGGGGTGACGGTAACACCCGTTTGGAAAATCCAACTCATCGGTAACGCTATGGGCTTTGCCTTTATATCCTGAATCGGCTAGTATCGAGGGATACCTAGCTAACTTTTCTTCCGTTGGCAGTTTAGCAAAATCCTTATTCTTATAAATGATATTACCGATATTCATTTTGTAATGCCTGAAAATCCCATTCGTCAGGGTTACATTTCCAGACAGCAACACATTAGCCTTATCACAGTCCACATAACCATTTTCCAGTATGTTGGCATAATTGATGACGGTAGGCTCAGGAACTGTTACATGGGGAATGTTTGTCCAATACAGCCTTCTCCTGTGTGCTGGAGCCACCAGTGCCGAATCTATCTTCAATAGCTGGACATCATCATCAAATATTCTGGTTAGCTCTTCGGTTATTTTATCCCTGTCTGCCGTCCTCATGCTAGCTACGTTTTCCATCAGGAAATACAGCTTCTTATGGTATGGCTGGAATACATATACTTCCTTTAGTATCCCTCATAGAACAGCCTTGATTCAGAGCCTTCCAGCCCTCGCCTGTCAACTGGGTTGATAGATGAAAGGTTAGTACAGGGCGAGCCGAATACCACCAAGTCAATCTCATCGGCCAAATCCAATCCGTTGATATTTCTTATATCGCCCAACTGGATAAAGTTAGTGTCAGCACCATAATGATGCTCTTGGATTTTCAGGGCAGATTTGTCAATCTCTGAACTGTAATACTTATTTATTTTGACACTCGCTCTCTCTAGGGCGAGCTTAGCACAGCTTATCCCATCGAAGAGGGATAGCACATTAATTCCTTTTTCATTTTCTGTCATATTTACCGTTTAATTGATAAATATTCCGCCGTGGGGAAAAAGACAGATTATGAGGTGGGGAAAATGAATTAATTTTTAGAAATGCCCTATTGGCAGGGCTTTCCATTAAAAAAATATTGAAAAAACTGGCACAGGAAATTATTTCCTCGTATCCTCGTGGCATATCCAGCGGATTCCAAACGGATGTTTATGGTCCGCTATACAATTAAAAGAAAACATTATGAAACGATTTGTCGCATATTTCAGGGTGAGCACATCAGAGCAGGGAAAGTCAGGTTTGGGTCTGGAAGCCCAAAGAACAATGGTAGAAAATTACATCAATAGTAATAATGGAATTATATTAAATCAGTTTACGGAAATTGAGACAGGTACCTCTAAAAGGAGAAGGACAGAGATTTACAAGGCCATTGAATTTGCCAAACAAAATGATGCTATACTAGTAATCGCAAAGATAGACCGCCTTGCAAGGAATGTTTACTTTGTTAGCTCGCTAATGGAGGCTGGAGTGGAGTTTGTAGCTTGTGATTTACCACAGGCAACCAACTTCACCATCCATCTGTACGCCGCTTTGGCAGAGATGGAAGGCCGCCTTATATCGGAGCGTACTAAAAATGCGTTGGTCGAAAAAAAGAAGCGTGGCTGTAAGTTGGGCACACCTGAAAACCTGACTGATGAAGCTAAAGCAAAGGGAATACAGGTAATCAGGCAGAAGGCAGCCCAAAATAAAGCAAACGTACAGGCTACGGCTTTGATTGTAGAGTACCGAAGCAAAGGGCTAAGCTATGATAAGATTGCTGCTGCCCTTAACCAACTGAATTTCGGTACTTCACAAGGGAAAAAGCATAATTCTACAAGTGTAAGGCGATTATTTTTACGAAAGAGTGATTTACAATTGCAGTAGTTGTACTCAATCTGATTAATTCATATCCTGTCTCTCCGTGGGAAAAGAATAGGTAATTGCTCTATATATATCCTTTTCGTATCGGCCCTTTATTGAATAACCTTTTTTAGGGTTTTGCAGTTGTAGAAATCTATACAAATCTTGTTCAGTTTTTAACTTAAGCCGTTCTTTTAATGCTTTAATCGTGGGTTTATGGTCTCCTGTAATTGAAATCACTCTACGCCCCCAAGATATTAAAAACGAATCTTGATTAAAAGATTTGTAATATTTGTGTCCAAATTGTTTCATAACGGATGTAAGTTCTCTCTGTAAACTGGACGGACTTATGCGGTTTCCGCGATTAGTCCTAAAAAGTGGTAGAGAATTGTCATATCCATATTTGAAAAAATAACGTTTGAATGCTGATTCTATAGTTTTACTTAATACAAGTTTGTGGTTACAAAACATAATTGCCTCTGGATTGAGACTATCTTTTTTAAAATAAACATCAGAACTTTCAATCTTAAGCAATGCACTCATTTTTATTCCATTGTGAAGGCTGAGCAACATTAAGCATTGCATTGCCGCATCTCTCTGACACTCAAAAATAATGTCCTCAAGGAATTTATTTAAATAAATAAAGCTTTGGAAAGCGTAGCCATTTTCAAAATTCCTACTTTCAAGGTATAAGTACTCTTGTCCATATAGATTTAAATTTTCCAAATTAAAAACTGTTGGTTTGTCCATGCATAGCAAATAAAGAACTTCATCATTAGATTTCACCCTGAAATGACGGCGCAACTGTCTTGACGTTTCTTTATTAAAACCACAAACCCTCACAACTTGTCTTCCAAAAGTGGCTTGAAAAAAATAATTAAAGAGTGTTATATCCATGGGGTGTCCTTCTTGACAGTATATTGAAAAGTGCTTTTGTTCTATAGATAAAAATGCATGAAGATAAAACAATGCGTTTTCAGTTTTATGAGCAGGAAATAATAGGGATGTCATCTTGGGAGATAGAAATCCTTGAACATACAGTGTTTCTATTTTTACTTGTATTATAGGATGGATGTAATTAGCATATCTTCTTACAAACAGTTGTTCTTTAGCTTTAACGCCATCAATACCCCCAACGTCTAAAATATCCTCCCATCTTAACTTATTGATTTCGGAAATTGGAAGTCCTGTTGATAGAATAACTATCAGCAGGAGAATACGGTAATTGTCATTCCATTCAACAGTTTTTTGTAGAACAGGTAGCTCTAACGCCTTGTTTATCAATATATCGAACCTGTCAAGTAGTAGTATTTGCGCCATTTTTAAGTGTTTTAGGACTTTTATCAAAAATTTAGAACTCGAAATATAGTGCTAAGTTACTGGTATAATAATGATTTAGGGCTATGCGCAAAAATAGGATATTTTGGGTAGCTTTTATTTATGGGGCTTTTTTGACTCTACCTTTGTCCTATCAAAATCACAGTTGCAACGGGATTTTAAATATTAATCTTAAAAACAAACAGTATGAAACATCTTGAAAACAATCCCGAAACCTTTGACTCCATAATTCTGCATTTAGAAACAGTAATCGAAATAATGGATAAAAATGAACTACACTATGGAAGGTTTATCATTTATGATATTATGTGCCATGGTGCCTTTGGACTGCTATTCCAATTGGAGATAGATTATAGTGAAAGGCCATCAAACCTTGAAGCGGAATGTGATAACCTCTCCAATGAAATCCGTGATTTATTTGAAAATGATGAGGAAGCAATTTATGATTTTGTAGAGCAAACCCTCGACGGATATTGTTTATGATACATTTTTGGATACAATGGAGAAGAAAACCCCTTAAACGCTAGCGAATGTAAACTCCTTTTATTCTTGCGATAAAATGTAATCCTCAGCCACTAAATACCAAAACATATGGATACCAAAAATTCGGTAAATACCCTAAGCGGGACTCTTTATGCTTAAAAATACCCAACTATTTAAGTTGCACACAACAGTCATTTAAAAATGTAGGTCAGCTATTATCTAAAACAACAACTATGGAAAATAATTTAAAGAATAATTTAGAAATAATGTGCCAGCGATTCACGGATAAACTGGAAAGCCTTTTAAGCAATTACCCCGTTGGAACATGCTATTTAATTGGACATTGTATGGCAGAAGGATTGATAAGGGCAGGGTATACAGCCAGGAAAGTTACAGGCACTGTAATATTTAAGGACAAGAATGAGAAAAATATTATTTATGGCAAATCGATTTCAAAAGGAAAGAATATCGGAATTTATCATACATGGTGTGTTTTAGAAATCGATACCCAAACGATTATTATTGACCCAAGTTACAAATACAACAAAATCGCAATAAGGGAATACTACGGTACTAAACCCAATAAAAACATTCATGACTTTATAATTACTGATAATGCAAACCAGTGGTTGCATCGTTATTCAGAAGATTTGAGTTTAAATGGTTTTTCGACAAAATGTTTGCAAAGCGTAGACCACTCATTAATCAATCAGCTTGTTGATGAGGTTAAAAATTCTTCTTCGGAGTTACTTGTGGACATTCAAACTTTTGTTTAGCAATGCCTATTCTATTGGAGAGGAGAATGTACCTAGCAGAGTTATCTCCTTTAATAAACAAAAGGGACGTGAGAAGCATTCGTAAATGGTGTGTGAAAAACCAACTCCCGATTTACAGGGATTCATCGGGTGAATTTGTTAATGAGAAAGAATTTGAACTAGCATACAACCTGCCTATAATATTAAGATTAAAAAACCAATTTGGTGATTATTGGCAAGATTATTACGAACTGTATCTGAATGGTAAATTACATGAGGCAATTACACTAAAACCACCTACAAGTAAAAAAAATATTAGCTATACTCCCAAAGGCAAATTAACTGCTAAAATTTTTGGAGAGTCCAGGAAATGAGTTATCCTCGCATTAAAACCGCCGTAAAAAATGAAATTACTTAAATACAAGAAGTTTACTGGACTGCATATCGTTTGCAAAAAATGTAACAAGCTCGTTGAGGTGTCTCAAACGCCATACAAAGGATGTAAGCACCCGATTGACAGGCAAAAGTATAAAGCAATTGTAAAGATTAATGGAGGCCGTAAAACAAGGGATTTAAACGCTGTTGAATATAATGATGCAGTAAAGGAATTGTTGGAGTTTAAAGATGAGTTATCAAGTCCGATAAAGTTTGAAATTCCTACTTCCAAAGTTGAGGTTGAATTTACTTTACTGACCGATTTTATAATAATGTATAGTGACTGGCTGGAAAATGTAGACGTTCCAAAGTACGAGCAAAAGTTGAGGTCAACAAAATATATCAAAGAGACTGTTGGGTATGTAATGAAGTTCATCGAGTTCTTGAAAAGAAATGGCCTTGACTTAGAGAAGCTAACCATATATCAAATCGATAAGTTTTTGTTGGGAGACTTCTATGAACATTTGGAAACTAAGATAAAAAGTCCAGCAACGTTTAACCATAATTTGAGAGCAATAAAGAACTTCTATAATTTTTTGGTTAATGAGAAAGAATTGCTGATTCCAAATATTCCAAAGAAAATGAAGTTGAAGTATGAGAATCCAAACCCCATAAGTATTGCTGACAAAGATTTTTTAGCCTTGCTTTCAAAGATTAATCCTGAGACCTCAATGGAAGTCCTCAAAAGTGGTGTAAGGAAGAATC comes from the Flavobacterium arcticum genome and includes:
- a CDS encoding DUF262 domain-containing protein, encoding MGTSKIELKSINDLLKFEFLIPSYQRGYRWNKTQVVDLLNDIYEFIQNKESKSQLVGDFYCLQPVILNKVTELNFRLIDGQQRLTTIYIILVYLEKKRFSLEFETREKSKTFLNNISEDINNENIDFHHISKAFAIIKKWFEEKEENESTIKEEFYINLGKYTKVIWYEIEDNEDEIEVFTRINSGKIPLTNAELIKALFLNSKNFATAEKYLRQIEIAKEWDEIELTLQNDEFWHFLTKRKEYPTRIELLFEIFSTEPIKDEFSTYRFFAKQKLITNLWAEDSENIKKIFLSLKYWFDNRKLFHLIGYLISTDTYSVDGIYKLFKGKNKSQFVDDLLLKIKSDVNVNKIEILDYSNNYAEVFKVLLLFNVATILNNSNSYIRFAFDKFNRENWSIEHIHAKKDKGLQSTDSIIGWLKDVQKQIKAIDVKDKEQLQKKKNKIILETQRLSNLSKITKDDKEFRSVQNIIFEFFGQPDVDTIDNLALLSNSVNSSLGNSFFPLKRKLLLEKDKNGEFIPICTKNVFLKYYSQNANDLFFWNNTDRIDYVKEIKSVIKNF
- a CDS encoding DUF262 domain-containing protein, which codes for MENFKNVAEKYKIQIPIIQRDYAQGRMDRRASKIREGFLNSIAEVLGKSDELHLDFIYGSVKQDKFIPLDGQQRLTTLYLLYWYFGKKEEKEIDYLKNFTYETRASSREFCSKLVDSSINFLDTSISHQIKDSSWFLAYWENDPSIRAMLNMIDDIHQKFNDKSYYNNLDKITFNFFELEKFGLDDDLYIKMNARGKSLTEFENFKAKFEKYLIQFDNDLYLEFSQKIDNEWTDFFWKYGVNDKSFLIDRFFMNYFGYITEMIYYSNNRDTLTEESDFEQIKSLYRTREQIQFLFKSLDRLPYVVSCFGELFCTQKYEVNKVCLFDDDYNLLEKIIIGQPVNIQQKILLYIIVNHSLGSELDNNLKDLLRVARNLTYRIKHLKNGFIYYTNDLSFENIQSLLIFFLELINKEVYYELVNNDFDRTNTGISESSIQFEIDKAEIIQQDPNIKDEIFRLEDFKYLKGDIHNLLSSDITELHFYGNSIREIFDNKDSLIIRSLLTIDNYSLNIGWTILGDKFYFGNVNNWEVILTAPNKQSFYKSYFESFKLNNNSLNAVVSSYLKTNTNNDWRYYFIKYPEMTSSISDLSKDNNIFSWNGQYSLEKMGGSNLNAYHQNPYITTVAKKLGEQSYIVQYDSFSYLTCKELEVYSKGEGWLIYKFDKDLFGDLIPSYKLVEKKDYFLLTENEDKDRIEILCEFLTDVKERAT
- a CDS encoding helix-turn-helix domain-containing protein — translated: MDKSVELLKLGSKIRELRMAKGLSQAKLGAIVFKDQQSIHKVETGEFNPTYIYLLEICEGLDITISELLDFKK
- a CDS encoding lipocalin-like domain-containing protein; protein product: MRKQLFFAPVLTIMLFLTACSGGDDSPAPVQNTDTTQLLGKWKIYKAEYENSEPVLYESNGACGREILEFQNDGEVSETLYIDDDCQFGGSGSYSWWVLENGAVAMGAQNSYHHIITVNGNELMVDATQEAGYKKYYNKLN
- a CDS encoding class I SAM-dependent methyltransferase; protein product: MRTADRDKITEELTRIFDDDVQLLKIDSALVAPAHRRRLYWTNIPHVTVPEPTVINYANILENGYVDCDKANVLLSGNVTLTNGIFRHYKMNIGNIIYKNKDFAKLPTEEKLARYPSILADSGYKGKAHSVTDELDFPNGCYRHPSIREYSRLMTVPEDYVNGVAGVSKTEKLKTLGLAFTVDVVAHLLKGLA
- a CDS encoding DNA cytosine methyltransferase — encoded protein: MTENEKGINVLSLFDGISCAKLALERASVKINKYYSSEIDKSALKIQEHHYGADTNFIQLGDIRNINGLDLADEIDLVVFGSPCTNLSSINPVDRRGLEGSESRLFYEGY
- a CDS encoding recombinase family protein — encoded protein: MKRFVAYFRVSTSEQGKSGLGLEAQRTMVENYINSNNGIILNQFTEIETGTSKRRRTEIYKAIEFAKQNDAILVIAKIDRLARNVYFVSSLMEAGVEFVACDLPQATNFTIHLYAALAEMEGRLISERTKNALVEKKKRGCKLGTPENLTDEAKAKGIQVIRQKAAQNKANVQATALIVEYRSKGLSYDKIAAALNQLNFGTSQGKKHNSTSVRRLFLRKSDLQLQ
- a CDS encoding tyrosine-type recombinase/integrase — its product is MKLLKYKKFTGLHIVCKKCNKLVEVSQTPYKGCKHPIDRQKYKAIVKINGGRKTRDLNAVEYNDAVKELLEFKDELSSPIKFEIPTSKVEVEFTLLTDFIIMYSDWLENVDVPKYEQKLRSTKYIKETVGYVMKFIEFLKRNGLDLEKLTIYQIDKFLLGDFYEHLETKIKSPATFNHNLRAIKNFYNFLVNEKELLIPNIPKKMKLKYENPNPISIADKDFLALLSKINPETSMEVLKSGVRKNRFRTYTKAGIELCAYTGLRLEEVTSLKYSDIVVDESGELESLIGTDLKFERAHNWDNTKAKKVIYIPISPELRSLLIRLNYKDNLGMNKYLIAGDENISRSSLAKQLSHSFTFYRRQAELSDDFSIKHLRKTFLTKLHLQTGLTESMGYQKTSSVVLKNYIDKRAVVKEVAKREFSYF